The genomic interval GGCTGCCCCCTTTTCCTCTTTCGGTAGTTAAGTGGACAGTTAACTGTAAAAGAACGCGTATTCCGTCGCGGTCGGCAACCTGCGCCGTAATCGCCGTACATCCTCGCGATGAATGAAGATCTCGTCTGCCGCTTCGCTCTCTATCTTTTCCTCTTTCTCCAATACCAGCCGTACGATCTCGCAATCAAGCTTTCCATGCACTTTTGCCATCCCTCTGCCGTAGTCGGGCGTCAACTCGATGTAAATCGGCAGTCGCAATTGCTTATGCGCCTCTTCCGGGACGAGCCGCGCGAGCTCTTCCACTTCCTCACGCTTTATTCGGT from Methanomicrobia archaeon carries:
- a CDS encoding DUF61 family protein, producing the protein MKGGFDDKVFMKAAQALNKHLPAERKTLFALLKEDKPAVRGRDGSVNRIKREEVEELARLVPEEAHKQLRLPIYIELTPDYGRGMAKVHGKLDCEIVRLVLEKEEKIESEAADEIFIHREDVRRLRRRLPTATEYAFFYS